The following coding sequences lie in one Vespula pensylvanica isolate Volc-1 chromosome 7, ASM1446617v1, whole genome shotgun sequence genomic window:
- the LOC122630838 gene encoding vascular endothelial growth factor A-A-like — translation MKKIVLFLLAVLFVFLVTGRHHRDNDYLNHVQLVNQFRCSLPQPRAIPVAELLTVGPSPDEIFYPPSTVLARCGGSGCCPDSKQICASTETRNVSLVFMVKHLIDRQRDRHHEVIHALEDTKCACINTVKVNMT, via the exons atgaaaaaaattgttctattTCTCCTTGCCgttctgtttgtttttttgGTCACCGGTAGACACCACAG AGACAATGACTACTTAAATCACGTACAATTGGTAAATCAATTTCGATGTTCATTGCCACAACCACGAGCAATTCCCGTAGCAGAACTTCTTACAGTTGGACCTAGTCcagatgaaattttttatcctcCTTCAACGGTATTAGCACGTTGCGGTGGGTCCGGATGTTGTCCCGATTCCAAACAGATCTGCGCATCGACCGAGACTAGAAACGTTAGCTTGGTATTCATGGTAAAACACCTCATAGATCGACAACGGGACAGACATCATGAAGTTATTCATGCTTTGGAAGATACAAAATGTGCTTGCATAAATACGGTCAAAGTCAATATGACGTAA
- the LOC122630331 gene encoding uncharacterized protein LOC122630331 produces MLIQPIKYDFCLRLFILITPILSNTAQSMATNNKSHHHRTPKRLNFSRSLEPSENFLCGEPQSRSYNLRDLMQTVHTNSEIVNFPLYIVSKRCDVHSGCCKSFNMSCTPVESAIYHDEIEIEIESLQTNRTRKQWIRIEQHGECICAVTNSEQRNYSTPNIEML; encoded by the coding sequence atgttaatacaaCCGATTAAATACGACTTTTGCCTTAGGCTATTCATCTTGATCACACCGATATTGAGTAATACGGCTCAATCGATGGCGACTAACAATAAAAGTCATCATCATCGTACACCTAAAAGATTGaacttctctcgttcgttagAACCATCGGAAAATTTCCTTTGCGGAGAACCACAATCCCGCTCTTATAATTTAAGAGATCTGATGCAGACTGTTCATACAAATTCCGAGATCGTCAATTTTCCACTTTACATTGTTTCGAAGCGCTGCGACGTACATTCCGGATGCTGCAAGAGTTTCAATATGAGCTGTACACCGGTCGAATCGGCGATCTATCACGACGAGATAGAGATCGAGATTGAGAGTCTCCAAACGAATCGTACCAGAAAACAATGGATACGAATTGAACAGCACGGTGAATGTATCTGTGCCGTTACCAATTCCGAACAACGGAATTATTCAACACCGAACATCGAGATGCtttga